One genomic segment of Bos javanicus breed banteng chromosome 23, ARS-OSU_banteng_1.0, whole genome shotgun sequence includes these proteins:
- the CNPY3 gene encoding protein canopy homolog 3, translating into MEPLPEPASGPRPRPHRLLLLSLLLLLLLLLPAPELGPRQARAEDTDWVRLPSKCEVCKYVAVELKSAFEETGKTKEVIDTGYGILDRKASGVKYTKSDLRLIEVTETICKRLLDYSLHKERTGSNRFAKGMSETFETLHNLVHKGVKVVMDIPYELWNETSAEVADLKKQCDVLVEEFEEVIEDWYRNHQEEDLTQFLCANHVLKGKDASCLAEQWSGKKGDTAALGGKKSKKKSGRAKGLGGGSSKQRKELGDLDGDPSPEEDEGIQKASPLTHSPPDEL; encoded by the exons ATGGAGCCATTACCTGAGCCCGCGTCCGGGCCCCGACCCAGGCCCCACCGTCTTCTGCTTCTTTccctgctattgctgctgctgctgctactgccggCCCCGGAGCTGGGCCCCAGGCAAGCCCGAGCCGAGGACACCGACTGGGTTCGATTGCCCAGCAAATGCGAAG TGTGTAAATATGTTGCTGTGGAGCTGAAGTCAGCCTTTGAGGAAACTGGCAAGACCAAGGAGGTGATCGACACAGGCTATGGCATCCTGGACCGGAAGGCCTCAGGCGTCAAGTATACCAAGTC GGACTTAAGGTTAATTGAAGTCACGGAGACCATTTGCAAGCGGCTCCTGGACTACAGCCTGCACAAGGAGAGGACCGGCAGCAACCGATTTGCTAAG GGCATGTCAGAGACCTTTGAGACGCTGCACAACCTGGTGCACAAAGGGGTCAAGGTGGTGATGGACATCCCCTACGAGCTGTGGAACGAGACCTCGGCAGAGGTGGCCGACCTCAAGAAGCAG TGCGACGTCTTGGTGGAGGAGTTCGAGGAGGTGATCGAGGACTGGTACAGGAACCACCAGGAGGAGGACCTGACTCAGTTCCTCTGCGCCAACCACGTGCTGAAGGGCAAGGACGCCA GCTGCCTGGCAGAACAGTGGTCTGGCAAGAAGGGGGACACAGCCGCCCTGGGAGGCaagaaatccaagaagaagaGCGGCCGGGCCAAGGGCTTGGGCGGTGGCAGCAGCAAACAGAGGAAGGAGCTGGGCGACCTCGACGGAGACCCCAGCCCCGAGGAGGACGAGGGCATCCAGAAGGCTTCCCCGCTCACACACAGCCCCCCTGACGAGCTCTGA